From Flavobacterium arcticum, the proteins below share one genomic window:
- the porM gene encoding type IX secretion system motor protein PorM/GldM, translating to MAGGKLTPRQKMINLMYLVFIAMLALNMSKEVLSAFGLMNEQFETANQQATKTNKDLYDVLALKASESAAQYGEAKKIADKVKTVSASFTTYLENLKGDITKGIEKDDNGKLPYEAMDKGGVIDEAWFKGDGYSKKGSEVIATINKYKADMIAAFGKDNKYNALKKEIQSKFDVDDVTDGEGVKQKYLSYHFKGFPAIASLTKLSAMQNNVKVVEANVYSVALGKAAIEATSMNKYKAIVITDKSAFFSGEKVTGKVVLGRYDDATVPTRVGVKGGTVTMENGQAQFEVSAGSVGEHELQGEFVFLEDGKEVEIPITGNYAVVPRPNEATISADKMNSVYRGVDNPMTISFAGIADSDVNASAPGLKKATGAGKYNWNVTTVSGTEAIVNVTGKLPDGTSVNSKKKFIVRDIPAPAASIRGKRNSSKGRAQDLAISTVNVEFPGFVYDVDVDVVSFELYVPGQPGMIVQGNKFDGKAQSAINRAKRGDQIQIMAIKTKLRGGGSYRMQDSSPFIWEVQ from the coding sequence ATGGCAGGAGGAAAATTAACCCCTAGACAAAAGATGATTAACCTAATGTACTTGGTTTTCATCGCGATGCTGGCACTAAATATGTCCAAAGAGGTACTATCCGCTTTTGGATTGATGAATGAGCAATTTGAGACTGCGAATCAACAAGCAACTAAAACAAATAAAGATCTGTATGATGTACTTGCATTAAAAGCAAGTGAGTCTGCTGCTCAATATGGAGAAGCTAAAAAGATTGCAGATAAAGTTAAGACTGTTTCTGCATCTTTTACAACATACCTTGAAAACCTTAAAGGTGATATTACTAAAGGTATAGAAAAAGATGATAATGGGAAACTTCCATACGAAGCTATGGATAAGGGTGGTGTAATTGACGAAGCTTGGTTTAAAGGCGACGGTTATTCTAAAAAAGGTAGTGAGGTTATAGCAACTATCAACAAGTATAAAGCTGATATGATTGCTGCTTTTGGTAAGGATAATAAATACAATGCCCTAAAAAAGGAAATCCAAAGTAAATTCGATGTAGATGATGTAACAGATGGAGAAGGTGTAAAGCAAAAGTACCTAAGTTATCATTTTAAAGGATTTCCTGCAATTGCTTCTTTAACTAAACTTTCTGCAATGCAGAATAATGTTAAAGTTGTAGAGGCAAATGTTTATAGCGTTGCACTTGGTAAAGCCGCTATTGAGGCTACATCTATGAATAAGTACAAAGCAATCGTTATTACTGATAAATCTGCATTCTTTTCTGGTGAAAAAGTAACAGGAAAAGTAGTTTTAGGACGTTATGATGATGCTACTGTACCTACTAGAGTAGGTGTTAAAGGTGGAACTGTTACTATGGAGAATGGTCAAGCTCAATTTGAGGTTAGTGCTGGATCTGTAGGTGAACATGAATTACAAGGAGAGTTTGTTTTCCTTGAAGATGGAAAAGAAGTTGAAATCCCAATTACAGGTAATTATGCAGTAGTACCTCGCCCTAATGAGGCTACAATATCTGCTGATAAGATGAACTCTGTATATAGAGGTGTAGATAACCCAATGACAATTTCATTTGCAGGTATAGCAGATAGTGATGTTAACGCATCTGCTCCTGGTCTTAAAAAAGCAACAGGTGCTGGTAAATATAACTGGAACGTTACAACTGTGTCTGGAACAGAGGCTATTGTAAATGTAACGGGTAAACTTCCTGATGGAACATCAGTAAATTCTAAAAAGAAATTTATTGTAAGAGATATTCCTGCTCCTGCAGCTTCTATTAGAGGGAAAAGAAACTCCTCTAAAGGTCGTGCTCAAGATTTAGCAATATCTACTGTTAACGTTGAGTTTCCAGGTTTCGTATATGATGTTGATGTTGATGTAGTTTCTTTTGAACTTTATGTTCCTGGTCAACCAGGTATGATAGTTCAAGGTAATAAATTTGATGGTAAAGCTCAGTCTGCTATTAATAGAGCAAAAAGAGGTGATCAAATTCAAATAATGGCTATTAAGACAAAACTTAGAGGTGGCGGAAGCTATAGAATGCAAGATTCTAGCCCGTTTATCTGGGAAGTACAATAA
- a CDS encoding DUF983 domain-containing protein, translating into MLKKGSKLYSILTGTCPRCHQESMYLDKNPYNLSKVYKMHENCSHCGLHYKIEPSFFYGAMYVSYGLGVAFSIAAFIIAKVILNTSLKTSFYAIIGTLVLFMPITMRLSRNIWINIFIKYNKNWKNENPKP; encoded by the coding sequence ATGTTAAAAAAAGGATCCAAATTATATAGTATTTTAACAGGAACCTGCCCTCGATGCCATCAAGAAAGTATGTATTTAGATAAAAACCCATACAATCTAAGCAAAGTATATAAAATGCACGAAAATTGTAGCCATTGTGGTCTGCATTATAAAATTGAACCTTCTTTCTTTTATGGTGCCATGTATGTTAGCTATGGTCTTGGTGTTGCCTTTAGCATTGCTGCTTTTATTATTGCAAAAGTAATTCTAAACACTTCGCTAAAAACTTCATTCTATGCCATAATAGGCACACTTGTACTATTTATGCCCATAACTATGCGTTTATCGCGTAATATATGGATCAATATATTTATTAAATACAATAAAAACTGGAAGAACGAAAACCCTAAACCTTGA
- the porN gene encoding type IX secretion system ring subunit PorN/GldN, translated as MNSKNFLLAALFFTGIGSSVAQSNLLNAKTPDEIGQKTAEQELLDNDNPLPYGYVGDRDILFTRKVWEVIDLNQRVNFPMLFPVEENIGDDRKSLFTVLINGIKDAQLTEVYGDSYFTEKKTLEEIQENFYVSMLNSYGVTTMNQYPGETEDALKEKGVLTAEHFDTQEVTANDVAAYRIVGTWYFDKRQGELKYRILGICPMAVDALSKLRMGESAEPIELFWVFYPGARDVLHQAKAFNEKNSAMPITFDHLLNSRRFSAVIYKEENVYGDRLIKEYLKDNAQLQLLESERIKDKIRNFEQDMWNY; from the coding sequence ATGAACAGCAAAAATTTTTTATTAGCGGCATTATTTTTTACAGGGATTGGTTCTTCAGTGGCTCAATCAAACTTGTTGAATGCAAAAACGCCAGATGAGATAGGACAGAAAACCGCTGAGCAGGAATTGTTAGATAATGACAACCCTTTACCTTACGGTTATGTAGGAGATAGAGATATTTTGTTTACTAGAAAGGTATGGGAAGTAATTGATCTTAACCAGAGAGTTAATTTTCCAATGCTTTTTCCTGTAGAAGAGAATATTGGTGATGATAGAAAATCGCTTTTCACTGTTCTTATAAATGGTATTAAGGATGCTCAACTTACCGAAGTGTATGGTGACTCTTATTTTACTGAGAAAAAGACTTTAGAAGAAATTCAAGAGAATTTTTATGTTAGTATGCTTAATAGCTATGGAGTAACTACGATGAACCAGTACCCTGGTGAAACGGAAGATGCTCTTAAGGAAAAAGGCGTGCTTACTGCCGAACATTTCGATACACAAGAGGTAACAGCTAATGATGTTGCAGCATATCGTATTGTAGGTACTTGGTATTTTGATAAAAGACAAGGTGAGCTTAAATACAGAATTCTTGGTATTTGTCCAATGGCTGTAGATGCTTTGAGTAAGTTAAGGATGGGTGAAAGTGCAGAACCTATTGAATTATTCTGGGTGTTTTATCCAGGAGCAAGAGATGTACTACACCAAGCAAAAGCATTTAATGAGAAAAACTCTGCGATGCCTATTACATTCGATCACTTGTTAAACTCAAGACGTTTTAGTGCTGTTATATACAAAGAAGAGAATGTATATGGCGACAGACTTATCAAAGAATATCTTAAAGATAATGCTCAGCTACAACTTCTAGAATCGGAACGTATAAAAGATAAAATACGTAATTTTGAACAAGATATGTGGAATTATTAA
- the porL gene encoding type IX secretion system motor protein PorL/GldL, translating into MMALPKKVMNFAYGMGAAVVIIGALFKLMHWPGASAMLIAGLGTEAFIFGLSAFDPVDKELDWSLVYPELAGGDSKGKGAKKENPAEAQGLLSQKLDNLLKDAKIDGQLMASLGASIKNFESAAKGIAPTVDSISSQKKYSEEMSMAAAQMESLNSLYKVQLESASRNAEANKDIAENATKLQQEMQSMTKNIASLNNVYGGMLSAMGNKA; encoded by the coding sequence ATTATGGCACTACCTAAAAAAGTTATGAATTTTGCCTATGGTATGGGGGCAGCAGTTGTTATTATTGGAGCACTTTTCAAATTGATGCACTGGCCTGGTGCAAGTGCGATGCTTATTGCAGGACTAGGAACTGAGGCTTTCATTTTTGGACTTTCTGCTTTCGATCCTGTAGATAAAGAGTTAGACTGGTCTTTAGTATATCCTGAATTAGCAGGAGGCGACTCAAAAGGTAAAGGTGCTAAGAAAGAAAACCCTGCTGAAGCACAAGGATTACTTTCTCAGAAACTTGACAACTTATTAAAAGATGCTAAGATTGATGGTCAGCTTATGGCTAGTCTTGGTGCAAGTATTAAAAACTTCGAATCTGCGGCAAAAGGAATTGCTCCTACAGTAGACTCTATCTCTTCTCAGAAGAAATATAGCGAAGAAATGTCTATGGCAGCAGCTCAAATGGAATCGTTAAATAGCTTGTACAAAGTACAACTTGAAAGCGCATCTCGTAATGCTGAAGCTAACAAAGATATTGCTGAAAATGCAACTAAGCTACAACAAGAAATGCAGTCTATGACTAAAAATATCGCTTCATTAAACAATGTTTATGGTGGTATGTTATCTGCAATGGGTAACAAGGCCTAA
- a CDS encoding NAD(P)/FAD-dependent oxidoreductase gives MKDFIIVGAGLAGINFAEVCRLNGKSFIVISDTSHNSTRVAAGIYNPVILKRFSLPADAAKHMAHIIPFYQNIQDRLGVQFMHNVPMYRKFASIEEQNNWFEAADKPALTPFLDTEIKHKKYPALPSPYGFGSVYNTGYMDTNVFLDTYCASLLNDGLLLKDTFDYSILHIAEDCVQYKDISAKHIVFAEGFGIHANPYFNYLPLDGTKGELLLIKAPDLQLDVIVNASMFILPFGNGYYKVGATYEWGDKTQEPTEVGKQELVKKLEELITCDYEIIEHLAGVRPTVKDRKPLIGTHPKYSRLHLLNGLGTRGVMLGPPMALELFESIEKGTEIPRAINLTRFKV, from the coding sequence ATGAAAGATTTTATAATTGTTGGCGCTGGTTTGGCAGGTATAAATTTTGCAGAGGTTTGCCGTTTAAATGGCAAATCATTTATTGTTATAAGTGATACTTCGCATAACTCTACACGTGTTGCAGCAGGAATTTATAATCCTGTTATATTAAAACGTTTCAGTTTGCCTGCCGATGCTGCAAAACATATGGCACATATAATTCCTTTTTATCAAAATATACAAGATAGATTGGGTGTGCAGTTTATGCATAATGTTCCTATGTATAGAAAGTTTGCTTCGATAGAAGAGCAGAATAATTGGTTTGAAGCTGCTGATAAGCCCGCATTAACCCCTTTTTTAGATACAGAGATTAAACACAAGAAATATCCTGCTTTACCTTCTCCTTATGGTTTTGGTAGTGTATATAATACAGGTTATATGGATACTAATGTTTTTTTAGATACGTACTGTGCCTCATTGTTAAATGATGGATTGCTGCTTAAAGATACTTTTGATTATAGTATATTACATATTGCTGAAGATTGTGTGCAGTATAAAGACATTTCCGCGAAGCATATTGTCTTTGCAGAGGGGTTTGGTATTCATGCTAACCCTTATTTTAACTATTTACCACTAGATGGTACCAAAGGAGAACTCTTACTTATAAAAGCTCCAGACTTACAGCTTGATGTGATAGTAAATGCCAGTATGTTTATTTTACCTTTTGGTAATGGTTACTATAAAGTAGGTGCCACTTATGAATGGGGTGATAAAACACAAGAGCCTACAGAAGTAGGGAAACAAGAGTTGGTAAAGAAACTAGAAGAGTTAATTACTTGCGATTACGAAATTATAGAACATCTTGCAGGAGTGCGTCCTACTGTTAAAGACAGGAAGCCTCTTATTGGGACACACCCAAAGTATTCTCGTTTACATTTGTTAAACGGGCTGGGTACAAGAGGGGTAATGTTAGGACCGCCGATGGCATTGGAATTATTTGAATCTATAGAAAAAGGAACAGAAATACCTAGAGCAATAAACCTTACTAGGTTCAAGGTTTAG